Proteins co-encoded in one Cynocephalus volans isolate mCynVol1 chromosome 11, mCynVol1.pri, whole genome shotgun sequence genomic window:
- the LRRC3B gene encoding leucine-rich repeat-containing protein 3B, whose translation MNLVDLWLTRSLSMCLLLQSFVLMILCFHSASMCPKGCLCSSSGGLNVTCSNANLKEIPRDLPPETVLLYLDSNQITSIPNEIFKDLHQLRVLNLSKNGIEFIDEHAFKGVAETLQTLDLSDNRIQSVHKNAFNNLKARARIANNPWHCDCTLQQVLRSMASNHETAHNVICKTSVLDEHAGRPFLNAANDADLCNLPKKTTDYAMLVTMFGWFTMVISYVVYYVRQNQEDARRHLEYLKSLPSRQKKADEPDDISTVV comes from the coding sequence ATGAATCTGGTAGACCTGTGGTTAACCCGTTCCCTCTCCATGTGTCTCCTCCTACAAAGTTTTGTTCTTATGATACTGTGCTTCCATTCTGCCAGTATGTGTCCCAAGGGCTGTCTTTGTTCTTCTTCTGGGGGGTTAAATGTCACCTGTAGCAATGCAAATCTCAAGGAAATACCTAGAGATCTTCCTCCTGAAACAGTTTTATTGTATCTGGACTCCAATCAGATCACATCTATCCCCAATGAGATTTTTAAGGACCTCCATCAACTGAGAGTTCTCAACCTGTCCAAAAACGGCATTGAGTTTATCGATGAGCATGCCTTCAAAGGAGTAGCTGAAACCTTGCAGACTCTGGACTTGTCCGACAACCGGATTCAAAGTGTGCACAAAAATGCCTTCAATAACCTGAAGGCAAGGGCCAGAATTGCCAACAACCCCTGGCACTGCGACTGTACTCTACAGCAAGTTCTGAGGAGCATGGCATCCAATCATGAGACAGCCCACAATGTGATCTGTAAGACCTCCGTGTTGGATGAACACGCTGGGAGACCATTCCTCAATGCTGCCAATGATGCTGACCTTTGTAACCTCCCTAAAAAAACTACCGATTATGCCATGCTGGTCACCATGTTTGGCTGGTTCACCATGGTGATCTCATATGTGGTATATTATGTGAGGCAAAATCAGGAGGATGCCCGGAGACACCTTGAATACTTGAAATCCCTgccaagcagacaaaagaaagcaGATGAACCCGATGACATTAGCACTGTGGTATAG